The proteins below come from a single Solea senegalensis isolate Sse05_10M linkage group LG2, IFAPA_SoseM_1, whole genome shotgun sequence genomic window:
- the LOC122761524 gene encoding uncharacterized protein LOC122761524 gives MAEEGSEFEIEGLETQLQSLLSRYSSDDLRDESKPFCADFSKLVEEFTSRWQVPLPQLRILETSLCYFARASTFFTLNCDHVLHTLSSLALSVFELLLFFDQKDFYQEPLQSFTVTFQECCVVLARHQNVHLLQVARMVQDNGPWASQVLLAILSESSLPQNEVDECISSELPVFFELRVRYLLSCERVSGAMALAQCCARHPTAGQHSFFLQIYLTWLYKTSQHDRLRNEVDDINGKDAVHIICNLECEEKDNLLLALSRAFLSQQLSRGDMYYLCDLVFIWSKLHCRLNTSKQALLEEIGQVMLSATNVNSIFPFIRAVLQELGEDGKQFCVELCANALESCLPCDVITKSLIYKTIAGLLPNDLEVCRLCALLVFFLERTVEAYKRVYLLYMHPDQEYHVEYSLIGNNVRFELLRILKKDLHFDPEFWNLIALRTNCLKLMSERVVGAALEEIMEDKWIPSYCTKESTFQSSRSLCQKGSQEEIQAAEKNRHHKDGNTDHTAKKKGTHGSRLRRESLSQPLRRSFWKLDRIQDGVTVRYGEHRRTTRLSEKNPPKRRIRTPKWLLEDSGTVEKNRAPQRIKKQWLKHQKHHQSAVVKRSEIDLEKNTAKHKPSINSHLKAMEMNKHQRGFSVCPKPDPPPQVILELSLPDNELMGTFNEDSCNRLRGLPQVLLYKPTVKLSTTSQPVKAVHRKEVILRARDVPMFVQQLHCYARRQKGKGNGLNVHGSVSTITRSSVQGCPPKDPPKHRYKKHELKSRTASRKITGAGGAALSLLEKVPPDQAPLLQVTNSSVLGEVPQPSKEKDLQAITSARGLHEQSPAEVNASQTSAKAEVIEAPVLDTVRHAQTIVPARKLCDEPAVEMKVTIASQTSAAKVSHSPALEKVCKAQSEQGLSVITTSAEISQTTAANSNQKMNTDEIPSVCKAANNSDTGVADFVTSQSQDVLGDGEKEKSDSSQAETDKIFPTDSGHGPCEDTSIRGDVVTLNKVSEAGALYLSSNQDSMNGISSLTLVTEMVTELEPEVLARDLENGKRPAQENSASKKSMARSKAKVLDKTWTTSSCLVPTQERSAVADVQLKERMEETEDDAPEIPENSEAMETLPESEESKLDFCCTFCNKDFKGCRVVAHAMFHYRKDECMFCGTMFKDDLLAMMHLSDHIEKLKRTIAAANKNQENGVSETKGISTPQTSAKHKTPNMSPDCRSRGRPRKSAVFPKLASPNDSSPTRFRKLRSNDKPVHGQSSQEKKQTTPSQEKRENTSSQKRQRSTSSQEKQQKASSSLQEHKQNTSNYSELPVHKVNGHVGKKKKLQDVRPKPKQPLIQQEMTQETTRAASEFPKLSENQVRGMNSSGSAVQVDCSTESGEEAESLQFLKEATKQNGKAVKNVEPQEKVSCPVDECAWSTDLAKNRVALLYHALENHHDEVKPLELAFRVSNSKCAICMRVLWSFEHFLHHVERHKMVPRHPCLHQGCTARFKTGMEMRRHTRKHSPLQAVCCLPGCSQLFICLWALNLHEREHYASKPTKPNKITSEQKGDKQNNVGLGKKQDNESKDGALNTAVNKTLSLKVARKLRRHTKRNLSRKHVKALPRIRGSVLRRELKGRNESNDSNVLQNLSNKDSEEPSFPNLRLRQSLRKVTNSTTAAPKTHTVISSSLRRNSKLKHRLKKKQANVNSECPKRRGRPPKSRNSVPDENTSTSQNNETNKEKSLLQKDPQSSCPSITETTSNVNDGQQEIVKATEKSGDKSKSNKSVLNQLRKLVKQKMGSRNKSTTVEPSASVSKTQTLTTEKGHKTKKSSTQENGFQVKALKKEKLSKSKVSTKAGKKKCPLKELESASEKPAEALSVASQVNAKAVALESSDENGNTKVKNTESAQNDMSDPGLNEASAPEVEIQKEPKQDKLKKSLTVKKDRKKKTDSSELGKGKKKQKDASNKTTVKKPAVKKMKKPKCEEQQPDAAKAAAQVQSTTDVKESIKDEPPTTSGPSISVDSSSSTEKTCPPTATEDNTQTLTTDQIKVKKSRKMTTDKIKVKKSKEAKQSDPNKKAKKRKSDHVDGDAKNVKKRKRKEIPSASEEPAKSEPEIQPLTEVKEDAERSSACEQRKTQEEVNLKIPLVKTSVSTVALSLYSKKPFMRPPPTAYLDEKFTTMPKRRKEMFFQPSRINPPPEIATPQRQRCATCFATFTSNEDLQKHLQLQKCSKLFGFDSDDEGNS, from the exons ATGGCGGAGGAGGGCAGTGAGTTCGAGATAGAGGGTCTAGAAACACAGTTACAGAGTTTATTAAGCCGATATTCAAGTGATGACCTGCGAGACGAGAGTAAACCATTCTGCGCCGACTTTAGCAAG ctgGTGGAGGAGTTCACCTCTCGCTGGCAGGTGCCACTGCCTCAGCTCAGGATCCTTGAGACATCTCTCTGCTACTTTGCTCGAGCTTCCACCTTCTTCACATTAAACTGTGATCATGTGCTCCACACACTCAGTAGTCTGGCCTT GAGTGTTTTTGAGTTGCTGCTGTTCTTTGACCAGAAGGACTTCTACCAGGAGCCACTGCAAAGCTTCACTGTTACATTCCAG GAATGTTGTGTGGTCCTTGCGAGGCATCAGAATGTTCACTTGCTTCAGGTGGCGCGTATGGTCCAGGACAATGGGCCGTGGGCCAGTCAGGTCTTGCTGGCAATCCTCAGTGAGTCCAGTTTACCTCAGAATGAAG TGGATGAGTGCATCAGCTCGGAGCTGCCAGTGTTCTTCGAGCTCCGTGTGCGCTACCTTTTGTCCTGTGAACGCGTCAGTGGAGCCATGGCCCTGGCTCAGTGTTGTGCCCGTCATCCCACAGCAGGACAACACTCGTTCTTCCTCCAAATCTACCTCACGTGGCTTTACAAAACTTCACAGCATGACCGCCTACGAAATGAG gtgGATGATATAAATGGTAAAGATGCAGTTCACATCATCTGTAATTTGGAGTGCGAAGAAAAGGACAACCTGCTTCTCGCCCTCAGCAGAGCCTTTCTCTCCCAGCAGCTCAGCAGAGGAGACATGTACTACTTGTG TGATCTTGTCTTCATATGGAGCAAACTTCATTGTCGGTTGAATACATCCAAGCAAGCTCTACTTGAGGAGATTGGTCAGGTCATGCTGTCCGCCACCAATGTTAACTCAATCTTTCCATTCATCAGGGCCGTACTGCAAGAG CTGGGTGAAGATGGTAAGCAGTTCTGTGTGGAGCTTTGTGCTAATGCCCTGGAGTCATGCCTTccctgtgatgtcatcaccaAGTCCCTCATCTACAAAACCATTGCTGGCCTGCTTCCCAACGACCTGGAGGTTTGCAGATTATGTGCCCTTCTCGTCTTCTTCCTGGAACGCACAGTTGAAGCCTACAAGAGGGTCTATCTTCTCTACATGCATCCTGATCAGGAATACCACGTGGAATACAGCCTCATTGGAAACAATGTTCGCTTTGAATTGCTGCGG ATCTTGAAGAAAGACCTCCACTTTGACCCAGAGTTTTGGAACCTCATTGCTTTGCGGACCAATTGTTTGAAGTTAATGAGTGAGAGGGTGGTTGGTGCTGCCCTTGAAGAGATCATGGAGGACAAATGGATCCCAAGCTATTGCACCAAAGAGTCTACTTTTCAGTCAAGCAGATCATTATGTCAGAAAGGAAGTCAAGAGGAAATTCAGGCAGCTGAGAAAAACCGACACCATAAAGACGGCAATACTGATCATACTGCAAAGAAGAAAGGCACCCATGGGTCACGACTTCGGAGGGAATCATTATCTCAACCTTTGAGGCGTTCATTTTGGAAGCTGGACAGGATACAAGATGGTGTCACTGTTAGGTATGGAGAACATAGACGCACAACAAGACTCTCTGAGAAGAACCCACCAAAACGAAGGATTAGAACGCCCAAGTGGCTTCTGGAAGACTCAGGAACTGTTGAAAAGAACAGGGCTCCTCAGAGGATCAAAAAGCAATGGTTGAAGCACCAGAAACATCATCAATCCGCTGTTGTAAAGAGGTCAGAAATTGACCTGGAGAAGaacactgcaaaacacaaaccatCAATAAACTCTCATTTAAAGGCAATGGAAATGAACAAGCACCAGAGAGGATTTTCTGTTTGTCCTAAACCAGATCCTCCCCCTCAAGTCATTCTTGAGCTGTCCTTACCAGACAATGAACTGATGGGCACATTTAATGAAGATTCTTGTAACAGACTGAGAGGATTGCCTCAAGTGCTTCTTTACAAACCCACAGTGAAGCTTTCCACCACATCGCAACCTGTGAAGGCTGTACATCGCAAAGAGGTTATCCTTAGAGCACGGGATGTACCAATGTTTGTACAACAGTTGCACTGTTATGCTCGGCGGCAGAAAGGAAAAGGGAACGGATTAAATGTCCATGGCTCGGTATCAACTATCACACGCTCCTCTGTACAGGGATGTCCTCCTAAAGATCCACCAAAACACCGCTATAAAAAACACGAGTTAAAAAGTAGAACTGCCTCCCGTAAAATAACAGGAGCTGGTGGTGCAGCACTGTCACTTTTAGAAAAAGTCCCTCCAGATCAGGCTCCGCTGCTCCAAGTGACAAACTCTTCAGTGTTGGGTGAGGTCCCTCAACCTAGCAAAGAAAAAGACTTGCAAGCCATAACTTCAGCAAGAGGGCTCCATGAACAGTCTCCTGCAGAAGTTAATGCATCACAAACATCAGCAAAAGCTGAAGTAATAGAAGCCCCGGTGTTAGATACAGTCCGCCACGCTCAAACCATAGTGCCAGCAAGAAAGCTCTGTGATGAACCGGCTGTTGAGATGAAAGTTACCATTGCCTCACAAACGTCTGCAGCTAAAGTGTCACATTCACCAGCTTTAGAGAAGGTCTGTAAAGCTCAAAGTGAACAAGGTCTTTCAGTAATCAccacgtcagctgagatttcaCAAACCACAGCTGCAAACAGCAATCAAAAGATGAACACTGATGAAATTCCTTCAGTCTGTAAGGCAGCCAACAATTCAGACACTGGCGTTGCAGATTTCGTGACCTCCCAGTCCCAGGATGTTCTTGGagatggagaaaaagagaaatcgGATTCCTCACAGGCTGAAACTGACAAAATCTTCCCCACAGACTCAGGACATGGACCTTGTGAGGACACAAGCATCCGGGGAGATGTGGTTACTCTCAATAAGGTATCAGAGGCTGGTGCGCTTTATTTGTCTTCAAACCAGGACAGTATGAATGGCATATCCTCTCTGACGTTAGTAACAGAGATGGTTACTGAACTTGAACCTGAGGTGCTTGCTCGAGATTTGGAGAATGGCAAACGGCCTGCTCAGGAAAATAGTGCTTCCAAGAAGTCTATGGCTAGAAGTAAAGCTAAAGTACTTGACAAAACCTGGACTACGTCTAGCTGCCTTGTACCAACACAGGAGCGTTCTGCAGTTGCTGATGTGCAGCTCAAGGAAAGGATGGAGGAAACGGAAGATGATGCTCCAGAAATACCCGAAAACAGTGAGGCAATGGAAACACTACCAGAATCGGAGGAATCCAAGTTGGACTTCTGCTGCACCTTCTGTAACAAGGACTTTAAGGGCTGTCGTGTTGTTGCACATGCCATGTTCCATTATCGCAAAGATGAGTGCATGTTCTGTGGGACAATGTTCAAAGATGACCTGTTAGCCATGATGCACCTGTCTGATCATATAGAGAAACTAAAGAGGACCATAGCAGCTGCTAACAAAAACCAGGAAAACGGTGTCTCCGAGACCAAAGGCATCTCCACGCCCCAAACCTCTGCCAAACACAAGACGCCAAATATGTCCCCTGATTGTCGAAGTCGTGGGAGGCCGAGAAAATCTGCTGTCTTTCCTAAATTGGCAAGTCCTAATGATTCAAGCCCAACTAGATTCAGAAAGTTGAGATCGAATGACAAGCCAGTGCACGGTCAATCATCgcaagaaaagaaacaaaccacACCATCgcaagaaaagagagaaaacacatcaTCGCAGAAAAGGCAACGGAGCACATCATCAcaagaaaagcaacaaaaagcatcatcatcattgcaagaacacaaacaaaacacatcaaattATAGTGAACTTCCTGTTCATAAAGTTAATGGACATgttggcaaaaagaaaaaacttcaGGATGTAAGACCAAAACCCAAGCAGCCACTTATACAGCAGGAGATGACTCAAGAAACAACAAGAGCTGCATCAGAGTTTCCCAAGTTGTCAGAAAACCAGGTTAGAGGGATGAATTCCTCTGGATCTGCAGTTCAGGTAGATTGTTCCACTGAAAGCGGGGAAGAGGCAGAATCTCTGCAGTTTCTGAAGGAAgctacaaaacaaaatggaaaggCTGTCAAAAATGTGGAGCCTCAAGAGAAAGTTAGCTGTCCTGTGGATGAATGTGCTTGGTCCACAGACTTGGCGAAAAATCGTGTTGCACTCCTGTACCATGCCCTGGAGAATCACCATGATGAGGTCAAACCATTAGAACTGGCGTTTCGTGTCAGTAACAGCAAATGTGCGATATGCATGAGGGTTTTGTGGAGTTTTGAACACTTTCTGCACCACGTTGAGAGACACAAGATGGTTCCTCGGCATCCGTGCCTTCATCAAGGCTGCACAGCCAGATTCAAAACTGGGATGGAGATGAGACGTCACACCAGGAAACACAGTCCACTGCAGGCAGTGTGCTGTCTTCCTGGTTGTTCTCAACTATTTATATGTCTCTGGGCACTCAACCTACATGAAAGAGAGCACTACGCCTCCAAACCCACTAAACCAAACAAGATCACAAGTGAGCAAAAAGGggacaaacaaaataatgtggGATTGGGGAAGAAACAGGATAATGAGTCAAAAGATGGTGCTCTGAACACTGCTGTAAATAAGACTTTGAGTTTAAAGGTTGCTCGTAAATTAAGGAGACACACAAAGCGTAACCTGTCAAGGAAACACGTTAAGGCTCTGCCCAGAATTCGAGGATCTGTGTTGAGACGAGAGCTGAAAGGAAGAAATGAAAGCAACGATTCAAATGTCCTACAAAATCTTTCCAACAAAGATTCAGAAGAGCCTTCTTTTCCTAATCTGAGATTGAGGCAATCATTAAGAAAAGTGACAAattcaacaacagcagctcccAAAACCCACACAGTCATCTCATCATCATTAAGACGCAACAGCAAATTAAAGCAcaggttaaagaaaaaacaagcgAATGTGAACTCAGAATGTCCGAAGAGAAGAGGCCGTCCTCCGAAATCAAGGAACTCGGTGCCTGATGAAAACACTTCAACCAGTCAAAATAATGAAACTAACAAAGAAAAATCTCTTTTGCAAAAGGATCCTCAGAGTTCATGCCCATCCATAACAGAAACAACCTCAAATGTGAACGATGGACAGCAAGAGATCGTCAAAGCTACAGAAAAATCTGGAGATAAATCAAAGAGCAACAAATCAGTCCTCAATCAACTAAGGAAACTTGTTAAACAAAAAATGGGTTCACGTAATAAATCCACAACTGTTGAGCCATCTGCCTCAGTAAGCAAAACCCAGACATTAACCACTGAGAAAGGGCACAAGACGAAAAAGTCCTCCACTCAAGAAAATGGATTTCAAGTCAAggctttaaagaaagaaaagctttcAAAGAGCAAAGTGAGCACAAAGGCGGGGAAGAAAAAATGTCCCCTGAAGGAACTAGAGTCTGCATCAGAAAAGCCAGCAGAGGCATTATCTGTGGCATCGCAGGTCAATGCTAAAGCTGTTGCGTTAGAAAGCTCTGATGAGAATGGAAACACAAaggtgaaaaacacagagtcGGCACAAAATGACATGAGTgaccctggtttaaatgaggcAAGTGCGCCGGAAGTGGAAATACAGAAGGAACCCAAGCAGGACAAATTAAAGAAATCACTCACTGTTAAAAaggacaggaagaagaaaaccgATTCTTCAGAATTGGGtaaaggaaaaaagaagcagaaagatGCAAGTAATAAAACGACAGTCAAGAAGCCTGCCGTAAAAAAGATGAAGAAGCCAAAATGTGAAGAACAACAACCGGATGCGGccaaagcagcagcacaggtaCAGAGTACTACTGATGTCAAAGAGAGCATTAAGGATGAACCACCTACCACCTCTGGTCCCTCCATCTCTGTTGATTCCAGCAGCTCCACTGAAAAGACATGTCCCCCCACTGCCACTgaagacaacacacagacactaacaacagatcaaataaaagtgaagaaatCACGGAAGATGacaacagataaaataaaagtaaagaaatcTAAGGAAGCAAAGCAGTCTGACCCAAACAAAAAAGCCAAGAAACGCAAGAGTGATCATGTGGATGGTGACGCTAAGAAtgtgaagaagagaaaacgCAAAGAAATTCCGTCAGCTTCTGAGGAGCCTGCCAAGTCAGAACCTGAAATCCAACCACTCACTGAGGTCAAAGAGGACGCTGAGAGGAGTTCTGCATGTGAACAGAGGAAGACTCAAGAGGAGGTGAATTTGAAAATTCCACTTGTCAAAACTTCAGTGAGCACGGTAGCCCTCTCCCTGTACAGCAAGAAGCCCTTCATGCGTCCGCCACCGACGGCTTACCTCGACGAGAAGTTCACCACCATGCCAAAACGGAGAAAGGAGATGTTTTTCCAGCCGTCTCGGATAAATCCACCTCCTGAGATAGCGACGCCGCAGCGGCAACGCTGTGCCACTTGTTTTGCCACTTTTACCAGTAACGAGGATCTACAGAaacatctgcagctgcagaagTGCTCAAAACTCTTTGGGTTCGACTCTGATGATGAGG gcAACAGTTGA
- the LOC122765284 gene encoding cystathionine beta-synthase-like — protein sequence MPSVPSSKEPTVMAPVCPHAAKLLNHTNGDSKLREGSLPVKGVENMPAEGDAEESEGSIQIHAKDASPERKWIRPDLPSRCTWRLGASKADSPHTQIRRETTPAILPNILHRIGDTPLVRINKIPKAFGLRCELLAKCEYFNAGGSVKDRISLRMVEDAERAGLLKPGDTIIEPTSGNTGIGLALAAAVKGYRCIIVMPEKMSMEKVDVLRALGAEIVRTPTSARFDSPESHVGVAWRLKNEIPNSHILDQYRNPSNPLAHYDTTAEEILEQCDGKVDMLVAGAGTGGTITGIARKLKERCPNIKIVGVDPEGSILAEPEELNKTEKTQYEVEGIGYDFIPTVLDRSVIDSWQKVNDEESFDMSRMLIRDEGLLCGGSSGTAMAAAVKVAKELKEGQRCVVLLPDSVRNYMSKFLSDKWMVDKGFLREEDLMVKKPWWWNLKLQGLNLSAPLTLLPTITCQKTIKILKEKGFDQAPVVDESGLILGMVTLGNVLASILAGKIKLSDPVSKVLYKQFKQIRLTDNLGKLSRILETDHFALVVHEQIQYLTDGSPSLKKMVFGVVTAVDLLNFVTVRERRERSMSESFDDM from the exons ATGCCATCAGTTCCCTCCTCTAAAGAGCCTACCGTCATGGCTCCTGTGTGTCCCCACGCCGCCAAACTGCTCAACCACACCAACGGCGACTCCAAACTCCGTGAGGGCTCGTTGCCGGTGAAAGGTGTTGAGAACATGCCCGCAGAGGGTGACGCAGAGGAGTCGGAGGGATCCATTCAGATCCACGCAAAGGACGCCTCCCCTGAGAGGAAATGGATCCGGCCCGACCTTCCCAGTCGCTGCACTTGGAGACTGGGAGCATCGAAAGCCGACTCTCCTCATACACAAATTCGGAG AGAAACTACCCCAGCCATTCTCCCAAACATCCTGCACAGGATCGGTGACACTCCTTTGGTGCGCATCAATAAAATCCCCAAAGCATTTGGACTTCGATGTGAATTGC tggccAAGTGCGAGTACTTCAACGCCGGTGGCAGTGTTAAGGACAGGATCAGCCTGCGGATGGTGGAGGACGCTGAGAGAGCTGGCCTCCTCAAACCTGGAGACACCATCATAGAGCCCACGTCTGGAAACACAG gTATTGGACTGGCCCTGGCTGCAGCAGTGAAAGGTTACCGCTGCATAATCGTTATGCCCGAGAAAATGAGCATGGAGAAG GTGGATGTCTTGAGAGCCCTCGGAGCCGAGATCGTCCGTACTCCCACCAGCGCTCGCTTTGATTCCCCAGAGTCTCACGTCGGTGTTGCCTGGCGCCTCAAGAACGAGATCCCTAACTCCCACATCCTGGACCAGTACCGCAACCCGAGCAACCCACTGGCTCACTACGACACCACTGCCGAAGAAATCCTGGAGCAGTGCGATG GTAAAGTGGACATGTTAGTAGCAGGAGCAGGCACAGGGGGCACGATCACAGGTATCGCCCGCAAGCTGAAGGAAAGGTGCCCCAACATCAAA aTTGTTGGGGTTGACCCAGAAGGCTCCATCCTGGCTGAGCCAGAAGAGCTTAACAAGACTGAAAAGACCCAGTACGAGGTCGAGGGCATTGGGTACGACTTCATCCCCACTGTGCTCGACAGATCA GTGATTGACTCGTGGCAAAAAGTCAATGATGAGGAATCCTTCGACATGTCTCGCATGCTGATTCGAGATGAGGGGCTGCTGTGCG GAGGCAGCTCTGGAACAGCCATGGCGGCAGCGGTGAAGGTTGCGAAAGAGCTGAAGGAGGGCCAGCGCTGTGTGGTCCTCCTGCCCGACTCCGTCCGTAACTACAT GTCCAAGTTCCTGAGTGACAAGTGGATGGTGGACAAGGGTTTCCTGAGGGAGGAGGACCTCATGGTGAAGAAACCATG GTGGTGGAACCTGAAGCTGCAGGGTTTGAACCTGTCGGccccgctcactctcctgcccacaatcaCCTGTCAGAAGACGATCAAAATCCTCAAGGAGAAAGGCTTCGACCAGGCACCAGTAGTGGATGAGTCTGG gTTAATTCTTGGTATGGTGACATTGGGGAACGTGTTGGCTTCGATTCTGGCAGGGAAGATCAAGCTGTCGGACCCGGTCAGCAAGGTGCTCTACAAGCAGTTCAAACAG atCCGCCTGACTGATAATTTAGGGAAGCTCTCCCGCATTCTGGAAACTGACCATTTTGCCCTGGTGGTGCACGAACAGATCCAAT ACCTGACAGACGGCTCTCCCAGTCTGAAGAAGATGGTTTTCGGCGTGGTGACGGCCGTTGACCTCCTCAACTTCGTCACAGTGCGGGAAAGGAGAGAGCGATCCATGTCAGAATCCTTTGATGATATGTGA
- the LOC122765454 gene encoding vascular endothelial growth factor C-like — translation MWRPALLLWMLNISNLCSGDDYTDYYSTGDMGTEAPVFDNQPSIETVKTVDELLQLLYPEYSLLQRCLSRKSWQSSSPSSPYVTSTSASPAAYSNDDDLWGQPRSGALYKIDGTLAVILEEIKRTSCQPREVCVEVAKEYPESTSQFYLPRCVALHRCGGCCPNEAYYCTNTSHSFVNKTLMELSPPRMERSAVMVTFVNHTSCDCLSKRPLHSIIRRAATDHLCSPPEVPCTSGSLWDPVNCVCVPASTINYSERDTDVMDSSLLALCGPKRVLQESTCECVCRNGLTEDSCDPGWKLDRNTCECQCEGQGEGKWCPAGQRWDGDLCGCVCAADCPGNQPLNPDTCLCQCRESPQSCLRQGKRFKPNTCSCYRLPCRNPRRTCSAGFYYSHQVCQCIPNYMRPEWN, via the exons ATGTGGAGACCAGCTTTGCTCCTATGGATGCTTAATATCAGCAACTTGTGCTCCGGAGACGACTACACAGACTATTACTCAACTGGAGACATGGGCACTGAG GCTCCAGTGTTTGACAACCAGCCCAGCATTGAGACGGTAAAGACTGTGGATGAGCTCCTACAGCTTCTGTACCCTGAATACAGTTTGCTTCAGCGCTGCTTGAGCAGGAAATCGTGGCAGTCGTCGTCCCCGTCATCCCCCTACGTTACTAGCACCTCTGCGAGTCCCGCGGCCTACTCTAACGATGACGACCTCTGGGGTCAGCCACGGAGCGGTGCTCTTTACAAAATTGACGGCACCTTGGCAG TCATTCTTGAGGAGATCAAGCGGACCTCCTGCCAACCCAGAGAGGTGTGCGTCGAGGTCGCCAAGGAATACCCAGAATCCACCAGTCAATTCTACCTCCCTCGATGTGTGGCACTGCATCGGTGCGGTGGATGCTGTCCCAACGAGGCCTATTACTGCACAAATACAAGTCACTcctttgtaaataaaaca CTAATGGAACTGTCCCCTCCCCGGATGGAACGCTCCGCCGTCATGGTAACCTTCGTCAACCACACCTCGTGCGACTGCCTCTCCAAGCGGCCTCTCCACTCGATCATAAGGCGAGCCGCAACAGATCACCT GTGTTCCCCACCCGAAGTTCCCTGCACCTCGGGGTCATTGTGGGATCCAGTGAATTGTGTGTGCGTTCCTGCAAGTACCATCAACTACTCCGAGAGAGACACAG ATGTGATGGACTCAAGTCTGCTGGCTCTCTGTGGGCCAAAGCGAGTTCTGCAGGAATCCACCTGCGAGTGCGTGTGTAGAAACGGACTCACCGAGGACAGCTGCGATCCAGGCTGGAAACTGGACCGCAACACCT GTGAATGTCAGTGCGAAGGTCAAGGTGAAGGGAAGTGGTGCCCCGCCGGCCAGCGGTGGGATGGAGacctgtgtggctgtgtgtgcgcCGCAGATTGTCCCGGGAACCAGCCGCTGAACCCCGACACCTGCCTGTGTCAGTGCAGAGAGAGTCCACAGTCGTGTCTGCGGCAGGGCAAGAGGTTCAAGCCCAACACCTGCAG TTGCTACAGGTTGCCATGCAGGAATCCCAGACGCACGTGCTCGGCTGGGTTTTACTACAGTCACCAAGTTTGCCAGTGCATCCCCAACTACATGAGGCCCGAGTGGAATTAA